In a genomic window of Ignavibacteria bacterium:
- a CDS encoding porin family protein: MRILATVFILGLSALGLQAQSLFEFGVKAGVNHAFPNSLSAGIESEDNFGWQAGAFVQFGLFDMLALATELTIDQRSFTLIQGEQRLDVNTTSLNIPVLLRIGLPLKLMLEVGPQYTHFLSTDNSTSTDGQGFAALGLIWKPAFGLQFDLRYLRGLSSISTPMDGDVNVNVTQFSVGYRF; encoded by the coding sequence ATGCGCATCCTCGCCACCGTCTTCATCCTCGGCCTCTCCGCTCTGGGGCTTCAAGCACAAAGTCTCTTTGAGTTCGGTGTAAAGGCGGGTGTTAACCACGCCTTCCCGAACAGTCTCTCTGCCGGCATCGAAAGTGAAGACAATTTTGGTTGGCAAGCCGGTGCATTCGTGCAATTCGGTTTGTTCGATATGCTTGCCTTGGCTACCGAGCTCACCATCGATCAACGCTCGTTCACTCTGATCCAAGGTGAACAACGCCTTGATGTAAACACCACATCGCTCAATATTCCCGTTCTGCTGCGTATCGGCCTACCACTGAAACTCATGCTTGAGGTTGGACCGCAGTACACGCATTTCCTGAGCACGGATAACTCTACAAGCACTGACGGACAAGGCTTCGCTGCCCTTGGACTCATATGGAAACCAGCGTTCGGATTGCAGTTCGATCTCCGATACCTTCGTGGACTTTCTTCGATCTCCACGCCAATGGACGGAGACGTCAATGTTAACGTAACGCAGTTCTCGGTTGGCTATCGGTTCTAA
- a CDS encoding metallophosphoesterase, with protein sequence MNNQPNVLLFSVILGAVFLLLDVYVLGHWTAYVRRKGMNPGWHRSMWIVAAVMITLYVVAVSRRNFFRLDGLDVVLLGISTFWYLPKLGIAPVLFVRDIMRGFARLFRRPERRGEATPRPHSEATPRPHSEAENHPERSRGTDPARRTFLANSAWSLSAVPYVMVGNGMWRTLYDFQTVSLDLNIRKLPRAFDGMRIAQISDIHAGSFPDHRPFEEVRRILDVLKPDAIVITGDFVNAKPSEMSVIARELAQLKAPYGVFASLGNHDHYNTPQEHAELVKTIRGVGVDLLVNENRRIVDGGSSLIIAGTDNTGFKQSFAKIDRALNGVLEDEATILLAHDPTYWDKAIVGATNVDVMLSGHTHGGQFGVQLLGFEWSPAQYVYKQWAGLYGAGEQLLYVNRGIGTVGPPLRIGIPPEVTIFTLRASSIADGLA encoded by the coding sequence ATGAACAATCAACCAAATGTCTTGCTCTTCAGCGTCATTCTCGGCGCTGTCTTTTTGTTGCTCGATGTCTACGTTCTTGGACATTGGACGGCATACGTGCGCCGCAAGGGAATGAATCCGGGCTGGCACAGATCCATGTGGATCGTTGCCGCCGTGATGATCACACTCTACGTTGTTGCCGTGAGCCGGCGCAACTTCTTCAGACTCGACGGACTGGACGTTGTCCTCTTGGGCATCTCCACATTTTGGTACCTCCCCAAACTCGGCATTGCACCCGTCCTCTTCGTGCGGGACATCATGCGCGGCTTTGCGCGGTTGTTCCGCCGGCCGGAGCGTAGGGGCGAGGCCACGCCTCGCCCTCACAGCGAGGCCACGCCTCGCCCTCACAGCGAGGCAGAAAATCATCCCGAGCGTAGTCGAGGGACAGACCCCGCCCGCCGCACCTTCCTTGCGAACTCCGCCTGGTCGCTTTCTGCCGTGCCCTACGTGATGGTCGGTAACGGCATGTGGCGCACCCTGTATGATTTTCAAACCGTTAGCCTGGATCTGAACATCCGCAAGCTTCCGCGAGCGTTTGACGGGATGCGGATTGCACAGATCTCCGACATCCATGCCGGGTCGTTTCCCGACCACCGCCCGTTCGAAGAAGTGCGGCGTATCCTCGATGTCTTGAAACCCGATGCGATCGTCATCACCGGAGACTTTGTCAACGCAAAGCCGAGTGAGATGTCGGTGATCGCTCGTGAACTTGCACAGCTCAAAGCCCCTTACGGCGTATTTGCTTCACTGGGAAATCACGATCACTACAACACCCCGCAGGAACATGCTGAACTTGTAAAGACCATTCGGGGTGTTGGTGTTGATCTGCTGGTGAATGAGAACCGACGCATCGTAGACGGTGGCTCATCGCTGATCATCGCCGGTACAGATAACACGGGGTTCAAGCAGTCCTTTGCAAAGATCGACAGGGCACTAAACGGTGTGTTGGAAGATGAGGCAACGATCCTCTTGGCGCACGACCCAACGTATTGGGACAAAGCAATCGTAGGTGCAACCAACGTTGATGTGATGCTGTCCGGGCATACCCACGGCGGTCAGTTCGGCGTACAGCTTCTGGGCTTTGAATGGAGTCCGGCACAATACGTGTACAAACAATGGGCCGGACTCTACGGAGCTGGTGAACAACTGCTCTACGTCAATAGGGGAATAGGAACAGTTGGTCCGCCTCTTCGGATCGGCATTCCGCCCGAGGTAACGATCTTCACTCTGCGCGCATCATCGATAGCTGACGGTTTGGCGTGA
- a CDS encoding DUF4505 family protein: MMRDFYYDLSDRGVLTLDGAVQDDPWFLDFFFRRLAPTANPEYPEYPYVCRCGDEMNYLRPADTPIVYTGFDGSRLYYGYSLSTPFHPDRLSYSEDGVLYHWSPIGDRGRVVPHVATEIAKHIEPWGPFYAYLGDNGRERVPLMPLHLEGAIEIIRPRRDNHCIGCGVANPFSLRLSFVRDLKDGVMRTWLRPDERMHGSMGTTHGGFVSLLLDETMGKALSSVGIRAPTARLAVNFRRPMLLGEEYEVRSWIGSQQGRKKYVFGEVRATNDQSHVVADAEALFLEVRTPEGE, encoded by the coding sequence CGAGACTTCTATTATGACCTCAGCGATCGTGGTGTGCTCACCTTGGATGGTGCAGTGCAGGATGATCCGTGGTTCCTGGATTTCTTCTTTCGACGTCTTGCACCAACTGCCAACCCGGAGTATCCGGAGTATCCATACGTATGCCGCTGCGGCGATGAGATGAACTATCTGCGTCCGGCTGATACTCCTATTGTGTACACGGGGTTCGACGGTTCGCGACTGTATTACGGATATTCTCTTTCCACACCCTTCCATCCAGATCGATTGTCGTATTCGGAAGATGGTGTGCTCTATCATTGGTCACCCATCGGTGATAGGGGGCGAGTTGTACCGCACGTTGCCACGGAGATCGCTAAACACATCGAGCCATGGGGCCCCTTCTATGCCTATCTGGGTGACAATGGTCGAGAACGAGTGCCACTTATGCCGCTGCACCTAGAGGGAGCGATCGAGATCATCCGGCCACGGCGAGACAATCACTGCATTGGCTGCGGAGTAGCGAATCCGTTTTCCCTCCGACTCTCCTTTGTTCGAGATCTCAAGGACGGTGTGATGCGAACATGGCTGCGTCCAGATGAACGGATGCATGGTTCTATGGGCACCACGCATGGTGGTTTTGTTTCGTTGTTGCTCGACGAAACAATGGGGAAGGCACTTAGCTCAGTGGGAATTCGCGCTCCAACAGCCCGATTGGCCGTCAACTTTCGCAGGCCAATGCTCTTGGGCGAAGAATACGAGGTGCGATCGTGGATCGGCTCCCAACAAGGACGCAAGAAATACGTCTTTGGAGAGGTACGAGCAACGAATGATCAAAGTCATGTCGTGGCCGATGCCGAAGCACTCTTCCTCGAGGTGAGAACCCCCGAAGGCGAATGA